A region from the Rosa rugosa chromosome 6, drRosRugo1.1, whole genome shotgun sequence genome encodes:
- the LOC133718783 gene encoding glucan endo-1,3-beta-glucosidase, with protein MANPRPDFALTGGTTIVLLFLASIFNVQGVQGSIGVNYGTMANDLPPPSQVAHFLLQSTIINRVRLFDTNPQILQAFAHSGIPLTITIPNDQIPHFTKLRFAQNWLKTNVIPYTPATNIVRILIGNEVLSTANKLFIGNLVPAMLTLHMALVDASLDRQIKISTPHSLGILSSSSPPSTGKFRQGYDTHVLKPLLTFLRITKSAFMVNPYPYFGYSADTLNYALFRPNSGVVDPNTKLLYTNMLDAQLDAIYSALKIVGFSDLEIVIAETGWPSKGDAGQVGVDLDSAADYNQNLIRHVTSGNGTPLMPNRTFETYIFALFNENLKPGPTCERNFGLFQPDMTPAYNVGILRHTASSSVPGNGSSSPPKNPNPLPPHGGKQYCLPKTGADTEALQKNIDYVCGLGLDCGPIKQGGPCFMPNTVRAHAAFAMNIYYQAMGRNGYNCNFEQTGAITTVDPSYGKCKY; from the exons ATGGCAAATCCTCGGCCCGATTTCGCATTAACTGGAGGAACCACTATAGTTTTGCTGTTTCTTGCCTCAATCTTCAATGTTCAAG GAGTCCAAGGATCTATAGGAGTGAACTATGGCACAATGGCGAACGACCTCCCTCCACCGTCCCAAGTTGCACACTTCCTTCTACAATCCACCATCATCAACCGTGTTAGGCTCTTTGACACCAACCCTCAAATACTCCAAGCCTTTGCTCATTCCGGCATTCCACTAACAATCACTATCCCCAATGACCAAATCCCCCACTTCACCAAACTAAGGTTTGCCCAAAATTGGCTCAAAACCAATGTCATACCTTACACCCCGGCCACCAACATAGTCCGCATCTTAATAGGAAATGAAGTACTCTCAACCGCCAACAAGTTGTTCATTGGGAACCTAGTCCCTGCTATGCTAACCCTTCACATGGCACTTGTAGATGCCTCTTTGGACCGCCAAATCAAAATCTCTACTCCACACTCTCTAGGCATTCTCTCAAGCTCAAGCCCGCCATCCACAGGTAAGTTTAGGCAAGGCTATGACACCCATGTCCTTAAACCACTACTCACTTTCTTGAGAATCACCAAGTCTGCTTTCATGGTAAACCCCTATCCCTATTTCGGATACTCGGCGGACACGCTCAACTATGCACTTTTCCGACCAAATTCCGGTGTGGTTGATCCCAATACTAAACTCCTATACACCAACATGTTGGATGCACAATTAGATGCTATATATTCAGCTTTAAAGATTGTGGGCTTTTCAGATCTCGAAATTGTTATAGCTGAAACGGGCTGGCCTTCGAAGGGTGATGCAGGCCAAGTTGGTGTTGACCTAGACAGTGCAGCGGACTACAACCAAAATCTCATTCGTCACGTGACATCCGGTAATGGCACCCCATTGATGCCAAACCGGACTTTTGAGACTTACATCTTTGCCCTGTTCAATGAAAATCTCAAACCCGGCCCAACATGCGAGAGAAATTTTGGGCTTTTCCAACCCGACATGACGCCGGCCTACAATGTCGGAATCCTACGGCACACG GCTAGTTCGTCCGTACCCGGGAACGGGAGCTCAAGCCCACCGAAAAACCCAAATCCGTTGCCGCCACATGGAGGGAAGCAATATTGTTTGCCCAAAACTGGGGCTGACACGGAGGCCTTGCAGAAGAATATTGATTATGTTTGTGGGCTGGGATTGGACTGTGGCCCGATTAAACAAGGTGGGCCGTGCTTTATGCCTAACACAGTTAGAGCCCATGCAGCTTTTGCCATGAACATATACTATCAAGCAATGGGAAGGAACGGCTATAATTGCAATTTTGAGCAAACAGGAGCCATCACTACCGTCGATCCAA GCTATGGAAAATGCAAGTATTGA